From a region of the Globicephala melas chromosome 19, mGloMel1.2, whole genome shotgun sequence genome:
- the LOC132593883 gene encoding uncharacterized protein, whose amino-acid sequence MGVYGPPPLTLTPRSAPQLPGLRHQMAADALRSLRREPAPGGAGARASGGHLRRALWSGAASSRRPPGLRRPRPVVLVAGESAPAPARSSGSGLTRSGAGVLIVLVEAREAQRASNSRGETPGQAVNGRLEDRPGQSNAPRSAPSGRFWCEMFFLIPFWIQIIQKRLFSFQILQWDRCPGFSVWTSSLRSLPSHKGGACFPGSAWLAVPWTLTKILSSTKLDSGSPERFFNQALAFGLWCLSLHWPILARILLSQFNQNPLPLISDHPRNLVLHPPPSPR is encoded by the exons ATGGGGGTCTACGGGCCCCCGCCCCTGACCCTGACTCCCCGCTCCGCGCCGCAGCTGCCCGGGCTCCGCCACCAGATGGCAGCAGACGCTTTACGATCGCTCCGCCGGGAACCAGCGCCCGGCGGGGCCGGGGCGCGGGCCAGCGGAGGCCACCTGCGGCGCGCCCTGTGGAGCGGGGCCGCCTCCTCCCGCCGCCCGCCGGGCCTGCGCCGTCCGCGACCCGTAGTTCTGGTCGCTGGGGAGtcggccccagcccctgcccggtCCTCTGGCAGCGGCCTTACGCGTTCAGGCGCAGGCGTGCTGATTGTCTTGGTCGAGGCCAGAGAAGCTCAACGAGCCAGCAACTCCCGCGGGGAGACGCCGGGACAGGCAGTGAACGGGAGGCTGGAGGACAGGCCCGGCCAGAGCAACGCCCCTCGCAGCGCTCCCTCTGGACG gTTTTGGTGTGAAATGTTCTTCTTAATTCCGTTTTGGATCCAGATAATTCAGAAGAGattgtttagtttccaaatattacaG TGGGACCGCTGCCCTGGTTTCTCAGTGTGGACGTCCTCTCTCAGGTCCTTGCCTTCGCATAAAGGGGGTGCTTGTTTTCCTGGCTCTGCATGGCTGGCGGTTCCCTGGACACTGACAAAGATTCTCTCCTCAACCAAACTCGACTCAGGCTCCCCTGAACGCTTTTTCAACCAGGCTTTGGCTTTTGGACTTTGGTGTTTGTCTCTGCATTGGCctattttagcaagaatcctgctaagtcagtttaacCAGAACCCCCTgcccttgatatctgatcaccctcGAAATCTGGTTCTTCATCCCCCACCATCCCCCAGGTGA